In one window of Comamonas testosteroni DNA:
- the pstA gene encoding phosphate ABC transporter permease PstA, whose product MSPTSTSSKMLDAADLAAVRQARYNKRKHLNQLALTLSMAAMLFGVFWLVWILWETIRQGLGGLNFALFSQMTPPPNEEGGIANAIWGSLMMVAMATFVGTPIGVMAGVYLAEYDKRGWLASTTRFVNDILLSAPSIVIGLFVYTVVVVRLKSFSGMAGVIALALIVIPVVIRTTENMLVLVPASLREAAYALGTPKWKVILMVTLRAARAGVITGVLLAVARIAGETAPLLFTALNNQFWNADMSKPMASLPVTIFKFAMSPYENWQQLAWAGVFLITVAVLGLNILARFITRQK is encoded by the coding sequence ATGAGCCCGACTTCCACCTCCTCCAAAATGCTCGACGCAGCCGATCTGGCTGCGGTGCGCCAGGCCAGGTACAACAAGCGCAAGCACCTGAATCAGCTTGCGCTGACCCTGTCCATGGCAGCCATGCTGTTTGGCGTGTTCTGGCTGGTCTGGATTCTCTGGGAAACCATTCGCCAGGGCCTGGGCGGTTTGAACTTCGCCCTGTTCTCGCAGATGACGCCTCCGCCCAACGAGGAGGGCGGTATTGCCAATGCCATCTGGGGCTCGCTGATGATGGTGGCGATGGCCACTTTCGTGGGCACGCCGATCGGCGTGATGGCCGGGGTCTATCTGGCCGAGTACGACAAAAGAGGCTGGCTGGCTTCCACCACGCGTTTCGTCAACGACATTCTGCTGTCGGCCCCCTCCATCGTCATCGGTCTGTTTGTCTATACCGTGGTGGTGGTGCGCCTCAAGAGCTTCTCCGGCATGGCCGGCGTGATCGCGCTGGCGCTGATCGTGATTCCCGTGGTCATCCGTACCACGGAAAACATGCTGGTGCTGGTTCCCGCCAGCCTGCGTGAAGCGGCTTATGCGCTGGGTACGCCCAAGTGGAAGGTCATCCTCATGGTGACCTTGCGCGCTGCCCGCGCCGGCGTGATCACCGGCGTGCTGCTGGCCGTGGCCCGTATTGCTGGTGAGACCGCTCCGCTGCTGTTCACGGCGTTGAACAACCAGTTCTGGAATGCCGACATGAGCAAGCCCATGGCCAGCCTGCCGGTGACCATCTTCAAATTTGCCATGAGCCCGTATGAGAACTGGCAGCAACTGGCCTGGGCCGGTGTCTTCCTCATCACTGTGGCTGTGCTGGGTCTGAATATCCTGGCGCGTTTCATCACCCGCCAGAAGTAA
- the pstB gene encoding phosphate ABC transporter ATP-binding protein PstB: MTATTAPANIKLAVRDLNFYYGKFHALKNINLDIPEKKVTAFIGPSGCGKSTLLRTFNRMFELYPEQRAEGQIMLDGDNLLTSKQDVALIRAKVGMVFQKPTPFPMSIYDNIAFGVKLFENLNASDMDDRVEWALRKAALWNEVKDKLQQSGSGLSGGQQQRLCIARGIAIRPEVLLLDEPCSALDPISTAKIEELIAELKNDYTVVIVTHNMQQAARCSDYTAYMYLGDLVEFGDTEKMFFKPQRKETEDYITGRFG; the protein is encoded by the coding sequence ATGACTGCAACCACTGCTCCCGCCAACATCAAGCTGGCCGTGCGCGACCTGAACTTCTACTACGGCAAGTTTCACGCGCTGAAAAACATCAATCTCGATATTCCCGAGAAGAAGGTCACGGCCTTCATCGGCCCCTCGGGCTGCGGCAAGTCCACGCTGCTGCGCACGTTCAACCGCATGTTCGAGCTCTATCCCGAGCAGCGTGCCGAAGGTCAGATCATGCTGGACGGCGACAACCTGCTGACCAGCAAGCAGGATGTGGCCCTGATTCGTGCCAAGGTCGGCATGGTGTTCCAGAAGCCCACGCCGTTCCCGATGTCCATTTATGACAACATCGCTTTCGGCGTGAAGCTGTTCGAGAATCTCAACGCCTCGGACATGGATGACCGCGTGGAGTGGGCACTGCGCAAGGCTGCGCTGTGGAATGAAGTCAAGGACAAGCTGCAGCAAAGCGGATCGGGCCTGTCTGGCGGCCAGCAGCAGCGTCTGTGCATCGCGCGCGGCATTGCCATCAGGCCCGAGGTGCTGCTGCTGGACGAGCCCTGCTCGGCGCTGGACCCCATCTCCACGGCCAAGATCGAGGAGCTGATTGCGGAGCTGAAGAACGACTACACCGTGGTCATCGTGACACACAACATGCAGCAGGCCGCCCGTTGCAGCGATTACACGGCCTATATGTATCTGGGGGATCTGGTGGAGTTTGGAGACACCGAAAAAATGTTCTTCAAGCCCCAGCGCAAGGAAACGGAAGACTACATCACAGGCCGCTTCGGCTAA
- the phoU gene encoding phosphate signaling complex protein PhoU, producing the protein MTEKHLSTQFDSELNRVSARVMELGGLVESQISNAVYALTSFSTDAVEQVISTEQRVNAMEVEIDHELSSIIARRQPTARDLRLLIAFSKATANLERMGDEACKMARMVKSIIESGAARSLPSGELRMAAQMASELLRKTLDAFARLDTKAAVAILREDDLIDEEFDGFVRKLITYMMEDPRTISASLDLLFLAKAIERIGDHSKNVAELIIYLVEGKDVRHQTMAEIESAVL; encoded by the coding sequence ATGACAGAAAAACATTTGTCCACGCAGTTCGACTCCGAACTCAATCGTGTCTCGGCCCGCGTCATGGAGCTTGGCGGTCTGGTCGAGTCGCAGATCAGCAATGCCGTCTATGCACTGACCAGTTTCAGCACCGATGCGGTTGAGCAGGTCATCAGCACCGAGCAGCGCGTCAACGCCATGGAGGTCGAGATCGACCATGAGCTGTCGTCCATCATTGCGCGCCGCCAGCCCACGGCCCGCGACCTGCGCCTGCTGATCGCCTTCTCCAAGGCCACGGCCAACCTGGAGCGCATGGGCGACGAAGCCTGCAAGATGGCCCGTATGGTCAAGTCCATCATCGAAAGCGGCGCGGCCCGTTCGCTGCCCAGCGGCGAGTTGCGCATGGCCGCCCAGATGGCTTCCGAGCTGCTGCGCAAGACCCTGGATGCCTTTGCCCGACTGGACACCAAGGCGGCGGTTGCCATCTTGCGTGAAGACGATCTGATCGACGAGGAGTTCGACGGTTTTGTGCGCAAGCTCATCACCTACATGATGGAAGATCCGCGCACCATCTCCGCCAGTCTGGACCTGCTGTTCCTGGCCAAGGCCATCGAGCGTATCGGCGACCACTCCAAGAACGTGGCCGAGCTGATCATCTACCTGGTCGAGGGCAAGGATGTGCGCCATCAGACCATGGCTGAAATCGAATCTGCGGTGTTGTAA
- the phoB gene encoding phosphate regulon transcriptional regulator PhoB: MKKMPMVLIVEDEPAIAELIAVNLRHNGFQPVWAEDGVSAQRELDAVLPDVILLDWMLPGASGLSLARKWRADSRTKAVPILMLTARGDEPDKVAGLDAGADDYITKPFSTQELLARIRAVLRRRAPEQVQDKVSIGELVLDAAAHRVSWQGDLLKIGPTEFKLLNYLMKHPERVHSRAQLLDKVWGDHVFIEERTVDVHVKRLRESLGVAGVLIETVRGAGYRFSAQAMA, from the coding sequence ATGAAGAAGATGCCCATGGTCCTCATCGTGGAGGACGAACCTGCGATTGCAGAGTTGATCGCGGTCAATTTGAGGCATAACGGCTTCCAGCCCGTCTGGGCGGAAGACGGTGTTTCGGCGCAGCGCGAGCTTGATGCCGTGCTGCCCGACGTGATCTTGCTCGACTGGATGCTGCCCGGGGCCAGCGGTCTGTCTCTGGCCCGCAAATGGCGTGCCGACAGCCGTACCAAGGCCGTGCCCATTCTCATGCTGACGGCCCGTGGCGATGAGCCCGACAAGGTGGCGGGCCTGGATGCCGGGGCCGATGACTACATCACCAAGCCTTTCTCCACTCAGGAGCTGCTGGCCCGCATTCGTGCCGTGCTGCGCCGCCGTGCGCCTGAGCAGGTACAGGACAAGGTCAGCATTGGCGAGCTGGTGCTGGATGCCGCGGCCCACCGTGTGAGCTGGCAGGGCGATCTGCTCAAGATCGGTCCCACCGAGTTCAAGCTGCTCAACTATCTGATGAAGCACCCCGAGCGTGTGCACAGCCGTGCGCAGTTGCTCGACAAGGTCTGGGGCGATCACGTCTTCATTGAAGAGCGCACCGTGGACGTGCACGTCAAGCGCTTGCGAGAATCGCTGGGTGTGGCGGGTGTTCTGATTGAGACCGTGCGCGGTGCGGGCTACCGTTTCAGCGCCCAGGCCATGGCCTGA
- the phoR gene encoding phosphate regulon sensor histidine kinase PhoR, whose amino-acid sequence MLASQLAAAVAVWLLWAYLVAPGATALQQCVAAMTGALIGGWIWWLVDSWNGARLLHWLRQSELGAVPNLAGIWGEASVRMRRWIRQSVQQVQQGDQRLNDILSALQASPNGVVLLDAQGRIEWCNQISAKQFGFDAERDVLQSIGNLVRDPQFSAYFAAQDFSHDLVMQGRESTPSRPVKLSVQLYGYGEGRKLLLARDVTALEQAEAMRRDFVANVSHEIRTPLTVLAGFVETLQNLPLEEDERRRYLELMAQQAERMQHLVEDLLTLSRLEGSPLPSNNDWVSVAQLLNRCENEARGLSNALTRKQAKPHVLNFPDEQALRQAGDLAGASAELHSAFSNLLANAMRYTPAGGQIDVRWQLLPDGSARFAVKDSGPGIDEKHVSRLTERFYRVDRSRSRDTGGTGLGLAIVKHVLQRHGARLSIQSELGKGSEFAVTFPPSRVRAAAEPPAKALSH is encoded by the coding sequence TTGTTGGCTTCTCAGCTCGCGGCAGCCGTGGCGGTATGGCTGCTGTGGGCCTATCTCGTTGCACCCGGTGCGACGGCGCTGCAGCAATGTGTGGCGGCCATGACGGGAGCGTTGATCGGCGGCTGGATATGGTGGCTGGTGGACAGCTGGAATGGAGCGCGTCTGCTGCACTGGCTGCGTCAGTCGGAGCTGGGCGCGGTGCCCAATCTGGCAGGTATCTGGGGCGAGGCCAGCGTGCGCATGCGCCGCTGGATTCGCCAGAGCGTGCAGCAGGTGCAGCAGGGCGACCAGCGGCTCAATGACATTCTGTCTGCCTTGCAGGCCAGTCCCAATGGTGTGGTGCTGCTCGATGCACAGGGCCGCATCGAATGGTGCAATCAGATTTCCGCCAAGCAGTTCGGCTTTGACGCCGAGCGCGATGTGCTGCAAAGCATCGGTAATCTGGTGCGAGATCCCCAGTTCAGTGCCTATTTTGCAGCGCAGGACTTCAGCCATGATCTGGTCATGCAGGGGCGCGAAAGCACACCTTCGCGGCCGGTCAAGCTGTCGGTGCAGCTCTATGGCTATGGTGAAGGGCGCAAGCTGCTGCTGGCGCGCGATGTGACTGCGCTGGAGCAGGCCGAAGCCATGCGCCGTGACTTCGTGGCCAATGTCTCCCACGAAATCCGCACGCCTTTGACCGTGCTGGCCGGTTTTGTCGAGACCCTGCAGAACCTGCCGCTTGAGGAAGACGAGCGCAGGCGCTATCTGGAGCTGATGGCCCAGCAGGCCGAGCGCATGCAGCATCTGGTCGAGGACTTGCTGACCTTGTCGCGCCTGGAGGGCAGCCCGCTGCCCAGCAACAATGACTGGGTGTCGGTGGCGCAACTGCTCAATCGCTGTGAGAACGAGGCTCGCGGCCTGTCCAATGCCTTGACGCGCAAGCAGGCCAAACCCCATGTGCTGAACTTTCCTGATGAGCAGGCGCTGCGGCAGGCCGGAGATCTGGCAGGTGCGAGCGCAGAACTGCACAGTGCGTTTTCCAATCTGCTGGCCAATGCCATGCGCTACACGCCGGCCGGCGGGCAGATTGATGTGCGCTGGCAACTGCTGCCCGATGGATCGGCCCGCTTTGCCGTCAAGGACTCAGGACCCGGCATCGACGAAAAGCATGTCTCGCGTCTGACGGAGCGCTTTTATCGCGTGGATCGCAGCCGCTCACGCGACACGGGCGGCACCGGCCTGGGGCTGGCTATCGTCAAGCATGTGCTGCAGCGGCATGGCGCCAGGCTCAGTATCCAGAGTGAGCTGGGCAAGGGCTCGGAATTCGCCGTCACCTTCCCGCCCAGCCGAGTGCGGGCGGCTGCTGAACCACCCGCCAAGGCACTTTCTCATTAG
- a CDS encoding MATE family efflux transporter: MKGELQYIGRHAGTVLAGQLAVMAFGTTDTIVASRYSNDAVAALSVGSAIFISVYASLMGIFQALLPLWSEQRGAGQPQAIGHSLRQSMYLCALACVLGMAVLLMPGALLRWTDVPDALQLEVKRYLAVLAWGLPPALLFRIYSALNQALGHPKLVTGLQLVSLLIKIPLSIWFTFGGLGLAPLGAVGCALATLLVNYTMFAVALWLMRTQDFYAPLALWQRLERPDWLQLVRFCRLGIPAGLAILVEVTSFTLMALYVARQGSLSSASHQTAANLAAICYMVPLSLAIATSARVSYWRGAGDEAQARTLIQQCFKLALLIGIATAATLLIARTWIADIYTDSPQVLAMTSWLLICVAAYHVADCVQTYCIFVLRCYRVTVAPLVIYCLLLWGGGLGLGYWLTYRWQAAEGWRHWQATPMPLWVCSAAALFVTAIAFSSILHRAIRPPKPQARPSAS; the protein is encoded by the coding sequence ATGAAGGGGGAATTGCAGTACATAGGCCGGCATGCAGGCACCGTGCTGGCCGGACAGCTGGCCGTCATGGCCTTTGGCACCACCGATACCATCGTGGCCAGCCGCTATTCCAACGATGCCGTGGCCGCCCTCTCCGTAGGGTCGGCTATTTTCATCAGTGTCTATGCCTCGCTGATGGGCATTTTTCAGGCTCTCCTGCCCTTGTGGTCCGAGCAGCGAGGTGCCGGTCAGCCACAGGCCATCGGCCATTCGCTGCGCCAGTCCATGTATCTGTGTGCGCTGGCCTGCGTGCTGGGCATGGCGGTGCTGCTCATGCCCGGCGCACTGCTGCGCTGGACCGATGTGCCCGACGCGCTGCAGCTGGAAGTCAAGCGCTATCTGGCCGTACTGGCCTGGGGCTTGCCACCGGCGCTGCTGTTTCGCATCTACAGCGCGCTCAACCAGGCGCTCGGCCACCCCAAGCTGGTCACCGGGCTGCAACTCGTCTCGCTGCTGATCAAGATCCCCCTGTCCATCTGGTTCACCTTTGGCGGACTGGGCCTTGCACCCTTGGGAGCAGTGGGCTGCGCACTGGCCACGCTGCTGGTCAACTACACCATGTTTGCCGTGGCCCTGTGGCTGATGCGCACTCAGGATTTCTATGCTCCGCTGGCGCTTTGGCAAAGGCTGGAGCGCCCAGACTGGCTGCAGCTGGTCCGCTTCTGCCGCCTTGGCATCCCAGCAGGCCTGGCCATTCTGGTGGAAGTCACCTCCTTCACCCTCATGGCCCTGTATGTGGCAAGGCAGGGCTCGCTCTCGTCTGCCAGCCACCAGACGGCCGCCAATCTGGCCGCCATCTGCTATATGGTGCCGCTGTCTCTGGCCATTGCCACCAGCGCCCGCGTCAGCTACTGGCGCGGCGCCGGTGATGAAGCCCAGGCCAGGACGCTGATTCAACAGTGTTTCAAGCTTGCTCTGCTCATCGGTATTGCGACAGCAGCCACGCTTTTAATCGCCCGCACCTGGATTGCAGACATCTACACCGACTCCCCGCAGGTGCTGGCCATGACGTCCTGGCTGCTGATCTGCGTGGCCGCCTACCATGTGGCCGACTGCGTGCAGACCTATTGCATTTTCGTGCTGCGCTGCTATCGCGTGACCGTAGCGCCTCTGGTGATCTATTGCCTGCTGCTGTGGGGTGGCGGCCTGGGCCTTGGCTACTGGCTGACCTACCGATGGCAAGCAGCCGAAGGCTGGCGGCACTGGCAGGCCACGCCCATGCCCCTGTGGGTTTGCAGCGCGGCAGCCCTGTTTGTCACGGCCATCGCCTTCAGCAGCATTTTGCACAGAGCCATACGACCTCCAAAGCCGCAGGCCCGGCCTAGTGCCTCCTAA
- a CDS encoding type B 50S ribosomal protein L31, which produces MKEGIHPNYREVLFVDMSNGFKFVTRSCVSTKETENFEGKEYPLFKLDTTSESHPFYTGTQKSVDNMGGRVEKFRNRFGKK; this is translated from the coding sequence ATGAAAGAAGGCATTCACCCCAATTACCGCGAAGTTCTGTTCGTTGACATGTCCAACGGCTTCAAGTTCGTGACACGTTCTTGCGTTTCCACCAAGGAAACCGAAAACTTCGAAGGTAAAGAGTACCCTCTGTTCAAGCTGGATACCACTTCTGAATCGCACCCCTTCTACACTGGCACACAAAAGTCGGTGGACAACATGGGTGGTCGCGTGGAGAAGTTCCGCAACCGCTTCGGCAAGAAGTAA
- a CDS encoding PHA/PHB synthase family protein, with product MVDRNAEAQFSSSQQLDQAVRAMWAQQWLSVSPESQWQAWMDWAGNLAISPAKRLDLARLALEEWVRLCYGGLQTQEAERLFQAPEWKQWPFTVMSAGFAAQQRWWQAASQGVAGVDKHHEHLVGFWGRQWLDMLSPANFFATNPIVLERTAKEGGANLVRGFQYLMEDVHAQLTNKPPAGCEEFQVGRDVAVTAGKVVLRNQLMELIQYAPTTDKVHPEPVLIMPAWIMKYYILDLSPHNSLIRYLVDQGHTVFCVSWKNPDAGDRDLGMDDYVELGWRAALDAVTAIVPGQKVHAAGYCLGGTLLAIAAAAMARDGDERLASMTLLAAQTDFTEPGELALFIDEAQISLLEAQMAQQGYLRADQMAGAFLMLRSHDLLWSRMVNQYLLGERAPMSDLMAWNADATRMPARMHSQYLRRLFLNNDLSESRYPVDGKPVSLLNLQVPIFCVGTLTDHVAPWQSVFKLHHHTAAEITFVLTSGGHNAGIVSEPGHPRRRYQLLTRSVGAQDIVAQQWQQEAEQRQGSWWPAWHEWLKNRSGTPIAPPRMGGTGGGPLYDAPGQYVLGH from the coding sequence ATGGTTGACCGCAATGCCGAAGCTCAGTTCAGTTCCAGCCAGCAGCTTGATCAGGCTGTGCGCGCGATGTGGGCGCAGCAGTGGCTGTCGGTTTCCCCCGAGTCCCAATGGCAGGCCTGGATGGATTGGGCCGGCAACCTTGCCATCAGCCCGGCAAAGCGTCTGGATCTGGCAAGGCTGGCGCTGGAGGAATGGGTCAGGCTTTGCTATGGCGGGCTGCAGACGCAGGAGGCGGAGCGTCTCTTTCAGGCTCCTGAATGGAAGCAATGGCCGTTCACGGTCATGAGTGCGGGCTTTGCCGCTCAGCAACGCTGGTGGCAGGCTGCCAGCCAAGGCGTTGCAGGTGTTGACAAGCATCACGAGCATCTGGTCGGGTTCTGGGGCAGGCAGTGGCTGGATATGCTTTCGCCCGCGAACTTTTTTGCCACCAACCCGATCGTTCTGGAGCGTACCGCCAAAGAGGGCGGTGCGAATCTGGTGCGTGGCTTCCAGTACCTGATGGAAGATGTGCACGCGCAGCTCACCAACAAGCCGCCTGCTGGCTGCGAGGAGTTTCAGGTGGGGCGCGATGTGGCCGTCACCGCTGGCAAGGTGGTGCTGCGCAACCAGCTGATGGAGCTGATCCAGTACGCACCGACCACCGACAAGGTCCATCCCGAGCCGGTCTTGATCATGCCGGCCTGGATCATGAAGTACTACATCCTGGATCTTTCGCCACACAATTCGCTGATCAGGTATCTGGTCGATCAGGGTCATACGGTGTTCTGCGTCTCCTGGAAGAACCCCGATGCCGGAGATCGAGATCTGGGCATGGACGACTATGTCGAGCTGGGCTGGCGTGCTGCACTGGATGCCGTCACGGCCATCGTCCCGGGGCAGAAGGTGCATGCTGCAGGCTATTGTCTGGGCGGAACCTTGCTGGCCATTGCGGCAGCAGCGATGGCGCGCGATGGAGACGAGCGTCTGGCATCGATGACCTTGCTGGCCGCGCAGACCGATTTCACCGAACCTGGCGAGCTGGCGCTGTTCATCGACGAAGCGCAGATCAGCCTGCTTGAGGCCCAGATGGCCCAGCAAGGCTATCTGCGCGCCGATCAGATGGCGGGCGCGTTTCTGATGCTGCGCTCCCATGATCTGCTGTGGTCGCGCATGGTCAATCAATACCTGCTGGGCGAGCGGGCGCCGATGAGCGATCTCATGGCCTGGAATGCCGACGCCACGCGCATGCCAGCCAGGATGCACTCGCAATACCTGCGCCGTCTGTTTCTGAATAACGACCTCAGTGAAAGCCGCTATCCGGTCGATGGCAAGCCGGTCTCGCTCCTCAATCTGCAAGTGCCCATCTTCTGTGTGGGAACGCTCACCGATCATGTAGCGCCTTGGCAATCGGTATTCAAGCTGCACCACCACACTGCGGCTGAAATCACCTTTGTGCTGACCAGTGGCGGCCACAACGCCGGTATTGTCAGCGAGCCCGGCCATCCGCGACGCCGCTACCAGTTGCTCACGCGCTCTGTCGGCGCTCAGGACATTGTTGCCCAGCAGTGGCAGCAAGAGGCCGAGCAGCGCCAAGGCTCCTGGTGGCCGGCATGGCACGAGTGGCTCAAAAACAGATCCGGCACACCGATAGCTCCGCCGCGCATGGGCGGCACTGGCGGCGGGCCCTTGTATGACGCTCCGGGCCAGTACGTGCTCGGGCATTGA
- a CDS encoding phasin family protein — protein sequence MSIQATPLNLFKANAELQLRIAQLMRESGHRWLAAAQQSSAAGISETTAELQSVLRAEDWQSLASLPAEAFMRRLEDRMSDAKSASDIAIKNQQAFASGLQQALEAWQKSVAEALRADSAPNLPALPLQDIFKQWLSAWTPAAQDPAQAKSGEAARK from the coding sequence ATGAGTATTCAAGCGACCCCCCTGAATCTGTTCAAGGCCAATGCCGAGCTGCAACTGCGCATCGCTCAGCTGATGCGTGAAAGTGGCCATCGCTGGCTGGCAGCCGCGCAGCAGAGCAGTGCTGCCGGCATCAGTGAAACCACGGCGGAGCTGCAAAGCGTGTTGCGTGCCGAAGACTGGCAATCACTGGCCAGCCTGCCCGCCGAGGCGTTCATGCGCAGGCTCGAGGACCGCATGAGTGATGCCAAGAGCGCCAGCGATATCGCGATCAAGAACCAGCAGGCTTTTGCCAGCGGTCTGCAGCAGGCCCTGGAGGCCTGGCAAAAATCGGTGGCCGAGGCCCTGCGTGCAGACAGCGCGCCCAATCTGCCCGCTTTGCCACTGCAGGACATCTTCAAGCAATGGCTGTCTGCCTGGACGCCGGCAGCTCAGGACCCCGCTCAGGCCAAGAGCGGCGAAGCGGCGCGGAAGTAG
- a CDS encoding DUF3141 domain-containing protein: MSKPSGVGPSTSGSVDPFAWWRAVGAYAVDAAQRAVLYADIERQVGDQYRTQREARTPNVLHFPAELVMSGLDLPRPVNYGLVRIQASEDRPADPAKRPFVVIDPRAGHGPGIGGFKPHSEIGAALEAGHPCYFVGFLPDPVPGQTVEDVMRAEAAFMRRVAELHLESEGKPAVIGNCQAGWQILMTAAVWPELFGPIIVAGAPLSYWAGDNPMRYSGGLLGGSWMTALASDLGNGRFDGAHLVQNFEQLDPANTLWSKQYKVYANVDTEAERYIDFEKYWGGYVFLNDVEMQYIVDNLFIGNRLSTAQLLTSDGVRIDLRNIRSPILVFCSYGDNITPPPQALGWITDLYASDDDVRAHDQTIIFSTHDSIGHLGIFVSGAVGSKQHRKFASAIEQINLLPAGIYRASVDDATKQEQKLLHDPYLLSIRASGIDEVRDIVKPDPESDRRFDAAARVSDINLALYRSLWQPWVRALSTSQSAHWLQTLHPMRLQFEAWSSQHPLASLIRSSAAYIREHRQPVDEANPWLEMQQRCSGALDRALDDFRDRRDHIYALWFDMLYGSPLMQALAGHAYGESAAVRQHPGSTPEHLALMADRQRQIESSVDQGGVLEATLRGLLSVLSQRRAVDERYYHLAAQLLEQQAPGRWTLAELRAAIREQTLVMRQCGSAAIEAIPGLLKNTPADTIRKAAEAITQMAAIDKEPGAEDDAVRHALQQVQALFEQAALAQQPRIQEPLELAPALAQAPATPLRAAAAERRKPAAQRGKRGAR; the protein is encoded by the coding sequence ATGAGCAAACCCAGCGGGGTCGGTCCGTCTACCAGCGGGTCTGTTGATCCTTTTGCATGGTGGCGGGCCGTCGGGGCCTATGCGGTGGATGCCGCTCAACGTGCCGTGCTGTATGCCGACATCGAGCGGCAGGTGGGTGACCAGTACCGGACCCAGCGTGAGGCCAGGACGCCGAATGTGCTGCATTTCCCCGCAGAACTCGTGATGTCGGGGCTGGACCTCCCAAGACCGGTCAACTACGGCCTGGTGCGCATTCAGGCGTCCGAAGACCGGCCTGCCGACCCTGCCAAGCGACCATTCGTCGTGATAGATCCACGCGCCGGGCATGGCCCGGGCATAGGTGGCTTCAAGCCCCATAGCGAGATCGGTGCGGCGCTGGAGGCCGGCCACCCTTGCTACTTCGTCGGTTTTCTGCCTGATCCCGTACCTGGTCAGACGGTGGAGGATGTGATGCGTGCCGAGGCCGCGTTCATGCGTCGCGTGGCCGAGCTTCACCTCGAGAGTGAGGGCAAGCCTGCGGTCATCGGCAACTGCCAGGCGGGCTGGCAGATCCTGATGACGGCCGCTGTCTGGCCCGAGCTGTTCGGGCCCATCATCGTTGCCGGAGCGCCCCTGTCGTACTGGGCCGGTGACAATCCCATGCGTTATTCGGGCGGGCTTCTCGGGGGCAGCTGGATGACGGCTCTGGCCAGCGATCTCGGTAATGGCCGCTTCGACGGCGCCCATCTGGTGCAGAACTTCGAGCAGCTCGATCCGGCCAACACGCTGTGGAGCAAGCAGTACAAGGTCTATGCGAACGTCGACACCGAAGCCGAGCGCTATATCGACTTCGAGAAATACTGGGGCGGCTATGTCTTTCTCAACGATGTGGAGATGCAGTACATCGTCGACAATCTGTTCATAGGCAACAGGCTGTCGACGGCCCAGTTGCTGACCTCGGACGGTGTGCGCATCGATCTGCGCAATATCCGCTCGCCCATCCTGGTGTTCTGCTCCTATGGCGACAACATCACGCCGCCGCCCCAGGCTCTGGGCTGGATCACCGATTTGTACGCCAGCGATGACGACGTGCGCGCGCATGACCAGACCATCATCTTCAGCACGCACGACAGCATCGGTCATCTGGGCATCTTTGTTTCGGGCGCCGTCGGCAGCAAGCAGCACCGCAAGTTCGCCAGCGCCATCGAGCAGATCAATCTGCTGCCGGCAGGCATCTATCGCGCCAGCGTGGACGATGCCACCAAGCAGGAGCAAAAGCTGCTCCATGATCCTTATCTGTTGAGCATCCGTGCCAGCGGCATTGATGAAGTGCGCGATATCGTCAAGCCCGATCCCGAGTCCGATCGCCGTTTCGACGCGGCGGCCCGGGTATCCGATATCAACCTGGCCCTGTATCGCAGCCTATGGCAACCCTGGGTGCGTGCGTTGAGCACTTCCCAATCGGCACACTGGTTGCAGACCTTGCATCCCATGCGCCTGCAATTCGAGGCCTGGAGCAGCCAGCACCCGCTGGCGTCGCTGATACGCAGCAGCGCCGCATACATACGTGAACATCGCCAGCCCGTGGACGAAGCCAATCCCTGGCTGGAGATGCAGCAGCGGTGCTCGGGCGCACTGGATCGCGCTCTCGATGATTTCCGCGACCGGCGAGACCATATCTACGCCTTGTGGTTCGACATGCTCTATGGCTCGCCGCTCATGCAGGCGCTGGCTGGGCATGCTTATGGCGAGAGCGCCGCGGTGCGCCAGCATCCAGGCTCCACCCCCGAGCATCTGGCGCTGATGGCGGACAGGCAGCGCCAGATCGAGAGCAGTGTGGATCAGGGGGGCGTGCTCGAAGCCACGCTGCGCGGCTTGCTGAGCGTGCTGTCCCAGCGTCGCGCTGTGGACGAGCGCTACTACCACCTGGCTGCGCAATTGCTGGAGCAGCAAGCGCCTGGGCGCTGGACTCTGGCCGAGCTGCGAGCCGCCATCCGCGAGCAGACCCTGGTGATGAGGCAATGCGGCAGCGCCGCCATCGAAGCCATTCCCGGCCTGCTGAAGAACACGCCTGCCGACACCATCCGCAAGGCCGCTGAAGCCATCACCCAGATGGCAGCCATCGATAAGGAGCCAGGCGCGGAGGATGACGCCGTGAGACATGCCTTGCAGCAGGTACAGGCCTTGTTCGAGCAGGCCGCGCTGGCGCAGCAGCCTCGTATCCAGGAGCCTCTGGAGCTGGCGCCGGCTTTGGCACAGGCTCCTGCAACTCCCCTGCGGGCTGCGGCTGCTGAGCGACGTAAACCTGCCGCACAACGCGGCAAGAGAGGAGCGCGATGA